The Erwinia sorbitola nucleotide sequence AAAATTCTCCGCGACCAAAAGCCATTAACGATTGGGTTAACTGGTAACCGCTACCGAAGGGATCTTCCCATGGATTCCAGAAAGAAGTGACGCGGCGCATACGATAAGGTTCGGCCACAATCAGCAGACATACGGCAAAAATTCCGGAGCCGATAATCGCCAGGAACTGCCACAGTTTTGCCCCCGCCAGGAACAGCATTGCCAGCGTGGTGACAAACAGCACGACCACCGTACCGAGGTCAGGCTGCGCCAGCAGCAATACTGCCAGCACCACCATCACGCCCATCGGCTTACAGAAGCCCCAGAAGTTATTTCGCACTTCCTCAACCTTGCGTACCAGGTAGCTGGCGAGGTAGCAGAACAGCGTCAGCTTGGATAATTCCGCAGGCTGAATACGCAGCGGCCCGAGAGCAATCCAGCGCGAGGCACCGTTTACCGAGCTACCCACCACCAGCACTATCAGCAGCATCACCACCGACCCCAGCAGCATAATGTTGCTGTAGCGCTGCCAGAAATCCATTGGCACACGCAGGGTGACCAGCGACATCCCCAGCGCCAGCGCCAGATAGAAAGCATCACGCTTGGCAAAATAGAACGGATCATCGTTCAGGCGCTGACCTACCGGCATCGATGCGGAGGTAACCATCACAAAGCCAATAATTGCCAGACCAAAAGTCAGCCACAGCAGAGTGCGGTCATACAGCACAATGGAGTTGGTGTCACTTTCACGCGACCCCATCACCCATGATTTCAATTTATCGGACAGGCCACCGGCCAGGCTCAGACCTGGAAAACGCATCAGTCGACCTCCCGCGCCAGCAGAGCAAACTGATCGCCGCGTTGCTCAAAGTTTTTAAACTGATCGAGGCTGGCGCAGGCAGGTGACAGCAGCACCAGATCCCCTGGCTGTACGCGGGATGCAATCTGCTGCACCGCTTCAGCCATGGTTTGCGTCTGTACGGCAATATCAGGGCGCAGGGCCGCCAGGGCCGCACCGTCACGGCCAAAGCAGTAAGTACGGATCCGCTCACCCTGTAAATAACGGGTCAGTGAGCTGAAGTCAGCCGACTTCCCATCACCGCCGAGCAGCAGCCATAACGTTCCCTGCACCTGTAAACCATTCAGCGCCGCCTCGGTACTGCCGACATTGGTTGCTTTTGAGTCATTAATCCAGCGCACACCGTTGTGCTCATGTACCAGCTGGAAACGGTGCGGCAGCCCACCAAAGGTGGTTAATGCTTTCAGACTGGTGGCACGGGGCAGGCCAACGGCATCGGCCAATGCCAGTGCGGCCAGCGCGTTGGTATAGTTATGCTGACCGACCAGGTGCATTTCGTCGGTATTCAGAACTTTCTCGCCTTTCACCCGCAGCCAGACGCTGCCCTGCTGGTGATTAAGGTGATAGTCGCCAACGTCAACGCCAAAACTGACGCAGCGTTTGTCGGCACCGCGCACCGGCATGGTCATCGCATCGTCGGCATTCACCACACAAACGGCGGCGTTTTCATAGACGCGCAGCTTGGCGGCACGATATTGCTGCATTCCGAACGGATAGCGATCCATATGATCCTCAGTAACGTTGAGGATCGTCGCCGCAGCAGCCTTGAGGCTGTGGGTGGTTTCCAGCTGGAAACTGGATAACTCCAGTACATACAGCTGCGCAGGCTGTTCCAGCAGCATCAGCGCTGGCAGGCCGATATTGCCGCCCACGCCCACCTGCCAGCCTGCGGCTTTCGCCATTTCGCCCACCAGAGTGGTGACCGTGCTTTTACCGTTCGAGCCGGTAATGGCGACAATCGGCGCCTGCGCTTCACGGCAGAACAGCTCGATATCACCAACAATCTCTACGCCCGCATCAGCCGCTTCAATCAGTGACGGATGAGCCAGCGCCATCCCCGGGCTGGCTACAATCAGATCGGCGCTTTGCAGCCAGTCGTCATTTAACGATCCCAGCCAGCGCTCGACGTTTTCCGGCAGCTTTTCCAGCCCCGGCGGCACGACACGGGTATCCATCACGCGTGGTGTCACACCGCGCGCGACGAAGAAATCAACACAGGAGAGGCCCGTCAGACCCAACCCGATAATGACCACTTTTTTACCCTGATAGTCAGCCATAATTAACGCACCTTCAGTGTTGCCAGGCCAATCAGCACCAGCATCAGCGAAATGATCCAGAAACGCACAATCACGCGTGGTTCTGGCCAGCCCTTCAACTCATAGTGGTGGTGGATCGGTGCCATGCGGAAAATACGCTGTCCGCGCAGTTTGAACGACCCGACCTGGAGAATTACCGACAGAGTTTCAACTACAAACACACCGCCCATAATGACCAGCAGGAACTCCTGGCGCAGCAGCACAGCGATAGTTCCCAAAGCGCCGCCCAGCGCCAGAGAACCAACGTCACCCATAAAGACCTGCGCCGGGTAAGTGTTAAACCACAGGAACCCTAAGCCCGCACCGACAATCGCGGTACAGACAATCACCAGCTCACCGGCATGGCGCAGATACGGAATATGCAGATATTCAGCGAACTTAACGTTACCTGTAGCCCAGGCAACCAGCGCAAAACCGGCAGCGACAAACACCGTTGGCATAATCGCCAGGCCATCAAGGCCATCGGTCAGGTTGACGGCATTACTGGTGCCGACAATGACAAAGTAAGCCAGCAGCAGATAGAGCAGACCCAGCTGTGGCATCACGTCTTTGAAGAACGGCACCACCAGCTCAGTAGCCGGGGTATCTTTGCCAATCATATACATGACAAACGCCGCACCCAGCGCGATTACCGACTGCCAGAAGTACTTCCAGCGGGCAATCAGGCCTTTAGTGTCTTTGCGCACCACTTTGCGATAGTCATCAACAAAGCCGACGGCACCATAACCCAGCAGAACGAACAGCACACACCAGACATACGGATTGGATGGATAGGCCCACAGCAGCACCGAAATGGTGATGGATGTGAGGATCATAATCCCCCCCATCGTTGGCGTTCCACGCTTGCTGAAATGCGATTCCGGGCCGTCGTTACGCACAACCTGACCAAATGACATTTCCTGCAAGCGGGCGATCATACGCGGCCCCATCCACAGTGAGATAAACAGCGCGGTCAGCAGGCTGACAATGGCGCGAAACGTCAGATACGAAAAGACGTTAAAGCCGGAATAAAATGTGACCAGATGCTCGGCCAGCCAGACTAACATGCGCCTTTCTCCTGTAAGGTTTGCACGACCTGCTCCATCGCAGAGCTGCGTGAACCTTTAATCAATACGGTAATCTGTTGATGTTGTGACAGCAGCTCCAGCGCACGTGCGCTGAGTGTCGCCTTATCAAGGAAGTGCTCGCCCACGCCGCTGGCATCCGAGATACCCTGGCTGAGTGAGCCCACGCTTAATACTTTGTCGATGCCTGCGGCGTGAATAGCTGCGCCTACCTGACGGTGGCACTCGGCGGCTTCTGCTCCCAGCTCGCCCATATCCCCAACAATCATCACGCGATAGCCTGGCATTTCAGCCAGCACCTGTGCGGCGGCAGTCATCGAGCCGACGTTGGCATTGTAGCTGTCGTCCAGCAGCAGCTTGTCCGCACTGAGCACCACCGGAAACAGACGCCCCGGAACGGCTTTCAGCGTACTCAACCCATGCTGTACGGCACTCAGTGGCGCATCAACTGATAGCGCCAGCGCAGTAGCCGCCAGTGCGTTAGCAATATTGTGACGCCCCGGCAGCGGCAGCATCACAGCGGCCTCACCTCGTGGCGTATGCAGGGTAAAATGCGTTCCGCGAGTACTGAAGCTCACGTCTGTGGCATAAAAGTCACTGTCGGCCTGTTGCTCTGGCGAGAAGCGCCAGACGGTTTTACCGTGCAGGGCCTGCTGCCAGTGCGGCCAGTCGTTGCTGTCGCTGTTGATAATGGCAGTACCATGCAGCGGCAGAC carries:
- the mraY gene encoding phospho-N-acetylmuramoyl-pentapeptide-transferase, with amino-acid sequence MLVWLAEHLVTFYSGFNVFSYLTFRAIVSLLTALFISLWMGPRMIARLQEMSFGQVVRNDGPESHFSKRGTPTMGGIMILTSITISVLLWAYPSNPYVWCVLFVLLGYGAVGFVDDYRKVVRKDTKGLIARWKYFWQSVIALGAAFVMYMIGKDTPATELVVPFFKDVMPQLGLLYLLLAYFVIVGTSNAVNLTDGLDGLAIMPTVFVAAGFALVAWATGNVKFAEYLHIPYLRHAGELVIVCTAIVGAGLGFLWFNTYPAQVFMGDVGSLALGGALGTIAVLLRQEFLLVIMGGVFVVETLSVILQVGSFKLRGQRIFRMAPIHHHYELKGWPEPRVIVRFWIISLMLVLIGLATLKVR
- the murD gene encoding UDP-N-acetylmuramoyl-L-alanine--D-glutamate ligase — its product is MADYQGKKVVIIGLGLTGLSCVDFFVARGVTPRVMDTRVVPPGLEKLPENVERWLGSLNDDWLQSADLIVASPGMALAHPSLIEAADAGVEIVGDIELFCREAQAPIVAITGSNGKSTVTTLVGEMAKAAGWQVGVGGNIGLPALMLLEQPAQLYVLELSSFQLETTHSLKAAAATILNVTEDHMDRYPFGMQQYRAAKLRVYENAAVCVVNADDAMTMPVRGADKRCVSFGVDVGDYHLNHQQGSVWLRVKGEKVLNTDEMHLVGQHNYTNALAALALADAVGLPRATSLKALTTFGGLPHRFQLVHEHNGVRWINDSKATNVGSTEAALNGLQVQGTLWLLLGGDGKSADFSSLTRYLQGERIRTYCFGRDGAALAALRPDIAVQTQTMAEAVQQIASRVQPGDLVLLSPACASLDQFKNFEQRGDQFALLAREVD
- the ftsW gene encoding cell division protein FtsW; this encodes MRFPGLSLAGGLSDKLKSWVMGSRESDTNSIVLYDRTLLWLTFGLAIIGFVMVTSASMPVGQRLNDDPFYFAKRDAFYLALALGMSLVTLRVPMDFWQRYSNIMLLGSVVMLLIVLVVGSSVNGASRWIALGPLRIQPAELSKLTLFCYLASYLVRKVEEVRNNFWGFCKPMGVMVVLAVLLLAQPDLGTVVVLFVTTLAMLFLAGAKLWQFLAIIGSGIFAVCLLIVAEPYRMRRVTSFWNPWEDPFGSGYQLTQSLMAFGRGEFWGQGLGNSVQKLEYLPEAHTDFIFSIIGEELGYIGVVLALLMVFFVAFRAMSIGRRALELDQRFSGFLACSIGVWFSFQALVNVGAAAGMLPTKGLTLPLISYGGSSLIIMSTAIVFLLRIDYETRLAKAQAFSRG
- the murF gene encoding UDP-N-acetylmuramoyl-tripeptide--D-alanyl-D-alanine ligase, with the protein product MIAFTLQQLAEITGGTLYGGDLSIDAVTTDTRKVSAGCLFIALKGERFDAHEFVADALTSGALALLVSKHLPVAVPQVVVADTRIALGQLAGWVRQQSGARVVALTGSSGKTSVKEMTAAILRECGETLYTAGNLNNDIGVPLTLLRLTKEHQYAVIELGANHQGEIAYTTELTRPETALVNNLAAAHLEGFGSLAGVAKAKGEIFNGLPLHGTAIINSDSNDWPHWQQALHGKTVWRFSPEQQADSDFYATDVSFSTRGTHFTLHTPRGEAAVMLPLPGRHNIANALAATALALSVDAPLSAVQHGLSTLKAVPGRLFPVVLSADKLLLDDSYNANVGSMTAAAQVLAEMPGYRVMIVGDMGELGAEAAECHRQVGAAIHAAGIDKVLSVGSLSQGISDASGVGEHFLDKATLSARALELLSQHQQITVLIKGSRSSAMEQVVQTLQEKGAC